In Aspergillus fumigatus Af293 chromosome 2, whole genome shotgun sequence, a genomic segment contains:
- a CDS encoding trafficking protein particle complex subunit 4 — protein MAVFSLIIINKAGGLIYQREFQPGLRKLSTNDYLVLAGTFHGVHAITRSITPKIPISSPLPTTPASSNVALSSPSGTSTPTPAASAYSLPNPGAPVTGLESLETDKFRLTCFQTLTGTKFLLFTDPLMANIDAVMKKIYELYSDYVMKNPFYQLEMPVRCEAFDRHLGGWLRGRT, from the exons AT GGCCGTCTTctccctcatcatcatcaacaaagcCGGTGGCTTAATCTACCAGCGCGAATTCCAGCCGGGCCTACGCAAACTTTCTACAAACGACTACCTCGTCCTAGCAGGGACGTTTCACGG CGTCCACGCCATCACCCGCTCCATCACCCCCAAAATCCCCATCTCTTCTCCCCTCCCAACGACACCCGCTTCCTCGAACGTCGCCCTCTCGTCGCCCTCAGGCACATCCACCCCGACACCGGCGGCGTCGGCATACAGCCTTCCTAATCCCGGCGCACCAGTGACGGGCCTGGAGTCGCTCGAGACGGATAAGTTCCGGTTAACGTGTTTCCAGACGTTGACGGGGACCAAGTTCCTTTTGTTCACGGATCCGCTCATGGCGAATATTGATgcggtgatgaagaagatctaCGAGTTATATTCGGACTATGTGATGAAGAATCCTTTTTATCAGCTGGAGATGCCTGTCCGGTGTGAGGCGTTTGATCGACATCTAGGTGGTTGGTTGCGGGGGAGGACATGA
- a CDS encoding putative O-methyltransferase has protein sequence MTQADKLQVRDTASALHEHTFTQPQERFGNQPWELAKVMQTFTQRKDQVNLSRHNFIIEFDAYVSNSAIAWVRFYAAGTIATKVKPRAVKYGLDHWKKFYLPDSQLYEAVKLLHKGSLISADNIDMPELLDTWFMSRLGVEEGRDCSVW, from the exons ATGACTCAGGCTGATAAACTTCAAGTTAGAGACACAGCATCAGCTCTGCACGAGCATACGTTTACCCAGCCGCAAGAGAGATTTGGGAACCAGCCCTGGGAGTTGGCCAAGGTCATGCAGACCTTCACACAGAGGAA AGATCAGGTTAACCTTAGCCGTCACAACTTCATAATTGAATTCGATGCCTATGTTAGTAACTCCGCCATCGCATGGGTGCGATTCTATGCGGCCGGCACGATCGCAAC AAAGGTGAAGCCGAGGGCAGTGAAATATGGCCTCGATCACTGGAAGAAGTTCTATTTGCCTGACTCGCAGCTCTATGAAGCTGTAAAGCTGCTCCACAAAGGGTCCCTGATCAGTGCGGACAATATCGATATGCCTGAGCTCCTGGATACTTGGTTTATGTCAAGGCTGGGGGTCGAGGAGGGAAGGGACTGTTCAGTATGGTAG
- a CDS encoding putative arsenite efflux transporter ArsB-like, with protein sequence MAADLDTGKIKNWRSIVTLIVFIITNIIVLFPFHIPIYVPRAFSNAVLDFLSKLRIIPPRENRFQPDDQEDANGKLKPYVRMNFPLNFVTAPLIADLFLLAILAIGREEVRGGTLGADNIIPIDIMAFFLTLAYIAISIDASGLIRYLAFKVLQKGGRVGHRLFFYLYAFFFGLGSFIGNDPIILSGTAFLAYMTRVSSNIVHPRAWIHSQFAVANIASAILVSSNPTNLVLAGAFQVKFIEYTANMIVPVVVTAIVLFPFLLYIIFADESLIPLSIKMHELTEEEKEKKPVNPNIPHARGRADEQEDLADDEQKLSLEEIMNPFLDKGGAAFGALIMAATLITLLALNASSQKGHPKPVYWVTLPAAGVMLCWDLAFGWYHRRETREIARKGRAEIEQARAERALRDEETMRAQQIAEAYEFAESTDARLQKEPHPEAGTDKGNTAYVTNIRPSDRASTGFSSQMSDGQSQTLASPLESSISTLAPKDDPLQNGQFTTDAMSTLNEKQELPTSAPRELSGAISTLEMDVERRVFSEKVSHEVSSGNGRGRVTLVSLAADVYRWSQETFPTATAVVSHMPFALVPFSFAMFVLVQALVTKGWVPVFAYGWDHWVDKTGTVGAIGGMGFVSVILCNFAGTNIGTTILLSRVIQAWKQINDEHGTFISDRTFWATVYSMAIGVNYGAFSTAFSASLAGLLWRDILARKHIRVRSLDFARVNLPIIAISMAVGCTVLVGEVYIMRDNSPYNPPR encoded by the exons ATGGCGGCGGATCTCGATACCGGCAAGATCAAGAACTGGCGTTCCATCGTCACACTTATTGTTTTCATTATCACTA ATATCATCGTACTTTTCCCCTTCCATATCCCCATCTACGTCCCACGCGCTTTCTCAAATGCAGTGCTGGATTTTTTGAGCAAATTGCGAATTATCCCTCCGAGGGAAAATCGCTTTCAACCCGACGATCAGGAAGACGCCAATGGCAAACTTAAGCCATATGTGCGAATGAACTTTCCTCTTAACTTTGTCACAGCACCGCTCATTGCAGACCTGTTTCTGCTAGCGATTCTGGCGATCGGACGGGAGGAAGTGCGTGGTGGCACGCTTGGGGCCGACAATATCATCCCAATCGATAtcatggccttcttcctaACTCTGGCTTATATCGCTATCTCCATCGATGCATCCGGTCTGATTAGGTACCTGGCTTTCAAAGTCCTTCAAAAAGGTGGTAGGGTCGGGCACCGGCTCTTCTTTTACCTCTAcgcctttttcttcggccTAGGAAGCTTCATTGGAAATGATCCGATTATTCTCTCCGGTACCGCATTCCTCGCCTATATGACTCGAGTATCAAGCAACATCGTCCATCCAAGAGCCTGGATTCACAGTCAGTTTGCTGTTGCCAATATCGCCTCCGCGATCCTTGTCTCCTCGAACCCAACCAATCTCGTGCTAGCGGGGGCCTTCCAGGTCAAATTCATTGAGTACACTGCTAACATGATTGTTCCCGTCGTGGTCACCGCTATTGTCTTGTTTCCTTTCCTACTGTACATCATCTTCGCGGATGAATCCCTCATTCCTCTTTCCATCAAGATGCACGAGCtcacagaagaagaaaaagagaagaagcccgTAAACCCCAACATACCTCATGCGAGGGGAAGGGCCGATGAGCAAGAAGACCTCGCGGATGATGAACAAAAGCTCTCTCTTGAAGAGATTATGAATCCTTTTCTTGATAAAGGGGGTGCTGCATTTGGAGCTCTCATCATGGCGGCCACGCTCATTACTCTGCTAGCCCTCAATGCCTCTAGCCAAAAGGGCCACCCGAAACCCGTTTACTGGGTGACCCTGCCAGCTGCGGGGGTGATGCTGTGCTGGGACCTTGCGTTTGGATGGTACCACCGCCGTGAAACACGCGAGATTGCCCGTAAAGGCCGCGCAGAAATTGAACAGGCCCGAGCAGAGCGTGCCCTTAGGGATGAGGAAACCATGCGCGCACAACAGATTGCCGAGGCATATGAATTCGCCGAATCGACAGACGCTCGATTACAGAAAGAGCCCCACCCTGAAGCAGGCACCGATAAGGGGAATACGGCCTATGTCACAAACATACGGCCATCAGATCGAGCTTCCACCGGCTTTTCGTCCCAAATGTCGGATGGCCAAAGCCAGACGCTGGCCTCTCCACTAGAATCATCCATTTCGACGCTGGCACCCAAGGATGATCCGTTGCAGAACGGACAATTCACAACCGACGCCATGAGCACGCTGAACGAAAAGCAGGAACTCCCCACATCCGCACCACGGGAGCTGTCAGGTGCAATTTCCACTCTTGAGATGGACGTGGAAAGACGGGTATTCTCCGAGAAGGTCTCACACGAGGTCTCATCAGGAAATGGTCGAGGACGGGTAACCCTAGTGTCCCTTGCCGCAGACGTGTACAGGTGGTCGCAGGAGACATTCCCCACAGCTACAGCGGTTGTGTCACACATGCCATTTGCACTTGTACCTTTCTCCTTTGCCATGTTTGTCCTCGTACAAGCCTTAGTCACCAAGGGCTGGGTCCCCGTCTTCGCTTACGGATGGGACCATTGGGTGGACAAGACGGGGACCGTCGGAGCTATTGGAGGCATGGGCTTTGTTTCGGTGATTCTATGTAAC TTTGCTGGCACCAATATCGGTACCACCATTCTCCTTTCCCGGGTCATACAAGCATGGAAGCAGATCAACGACGAGCACGGCACCTTCATCAGTGACCGGACATTTTGGGCGACCGTGTACAGTATGGCGATCGGAGTCAACTACGGTGCCTTTAGCACCGCTTTTAGTGCATCGTTAGCCGGTCTGCTTTGGCGGGATATTCTTGCGAGAAAGCATATTCGCGTCCGCAGCCTTGACTTTGCGCGAGTGAACCTTCCCATCATTGCCATTTCCATGGCTGTAGGTTGTACCGTCCTCGTTGGGGAGGTCTACATCATGAGAGATAACTCTCCCTATAATCCACCACGATGA